In Vanrija pseudolonga chromosome 4, complete sequence, a single window of DNA contains:
- the SPAC23H3.04_0 gene encoding UPF0658 Golgi apparatus membrane protein, which yields MYPQPYRELSNHDFDMGDSLLSPEQGEGGARDMKHSNSFKSTFSRFSRNSKASAMSSASRTRMLTRAERAYLIIAALEALIVSAIAFAVFALVEARVTVQNAKVRTVPVYLVIFILARLFSCVYSFDALSSRNVIQLCLHIFFQVCMLTYAILEIPQTRNAFKGLDLQDGCVMRNGVMDCVGPGSLYSLLEKLMIVPPIVIGLATIAYAFLARHLYFQFGWAQFKLVNASLVLRKLHRDYQLQVSLLKLVAYFSTAFCISYLILITSAEPTSVEFIITIIALPLSLTALGVCGWALKHEKLYPMAACLILMLGGEAYFVYKLISLWMPKTAGLYKNTKITMAVFSVFSVLIFACTFVNGCICINNFGKGLKDAHEDPEKNEGLLGLGLPAIGLPATNKTVGSPIDSPYEVVSPTKLVIE from the exons ATGTACCCCCAGCCATATCGCGAGCTGAGTAACCACGACTTTGACATGGGCGACTCTTTGCTCTCCCCCGAGCaaggcgagggcggggcTCGAGACATGAAGCACAGCAACTCGTTCAAGTCGACATTCTCACGCTTCTCCCGCAACTCCAAGGCGTCGGCGATGTCCAGTGCGAGCCGAACGAGGATGCTGACTCGTGCCGAGCGAGCCTACTTGATAATTG CCGCACTGGAGGCTCTTATCGTCTCGGCCATCGCCTTCGCCGTGTTTGCCCTtgtcgag GCCCGGGTCACAGTGCAGAATGCAAAGGTCCGGACTGTACCAGTCTACCTGGTCATCTTCATTCTCGCAAG GCTGTTCTCATGCGTCTACTCGTTCGACGCCCTCAGCAGCCGCAACGTCATCCAG CTCTGCCTGCACATCTTCTTCCAGGTGTGCATGCTCACGTATGCCATTCTCGAGATCCCCCAGACACGCAACGCCTTCAAGGGTCTGGACCTCCAGGACGGCTGTGTCATGCGCAACGGGGtcatg GACTGTGTCGGCCCAGGGTCACTGTACAGcctgctcgagaagctcatGATCGTGCCGCCTATTGTCATTGGCCTGGCCACCATCGCGTACGCTttcctcgctcgccacctGTACTTTCAGTTCGGGTGGGCCCAGTTCAAGCTCGTGAACGCGTCGCTCGTCCTCAGGAAGCTACACCGTGACTACCAGCTGCAGGTTTCTCTGCTCAAACTGGTAGCGTACTTTTCCACCGCGTTCTGCATTTCG TACCTCATTCTCATCACCTCTGCCGAGCCCACGAGCGTCGAGTT catcatcaccatcatcGCACTTCCACTCTCCCTCACGGCCCTGGGAGTGTGTGGTTGGGCCTTGAAGCACGAGAAGCTGTA CCCCATGGCTGCTTGCCTCATCCTGATGCTCGGTGGAGAGGCGTACTTTGTGTACAAACTTATCAGCTTGTGGATGCCCAAGACCGCTGGCCTGTACAAGAACACCAAGATCACCATGGCCGTGTTCT CGGTCTTCAGCGTGCTCATCTTCGCGTGCACCTTTGTCAATGGCTGCATCTGCATCAACAACTTTGGAAAAGGCCTCAAGGATGCtcatg AAGACCCGGAGAAGAACGAGGGCCTACTGGGGCTTGGACTACCTGCGATTGGACTCCCTGCGACCAATAAGACGGTCGGCTCGCCGATCGACAGCCCGTACGAGGTGGTGTCCCCTACAAAGCTTGTGATTGAATGA